TAGAATAATAACCCGGTCCATTCTAGCCGGGTAATCTCGTTAGTTTATCATCCGCTTTTCACGTAAATCATTGATTACTTTGCGGAATGGTTCTATCCACTCAAGTCGCTCTAATTCATCGAAAGTGACCCAGCGGAAATCATCGTGTTCAAAACTAAGTTTCACATCGCCAGAATTGAGGTGACCTGACATAAACAAATAGATTATGTGATATTCTGATTTGCTTGCTTCAGAAACCCCAAGAGGATGTTCTACAGTAACTGCTAACCCGGTTTCTTCGCGAATTTCACGATGTAAAGCGACATCGAAGCTCTCACCTGGATCGACTTTGCCTCCGGGGAAATCCCACCCTCCAGAATTGTGA
The sequence above is drawn from the bacterium genome and encodes:
- a CDS encoding NUDIX domain-containing protein, whose protein sequence is HNSGGWDFPGGKVDPGESFDVALHREIREETGLAVTVEHPLGVSEASKSEYHIIYLFMSGHLNSGDVKLSFEHDDFRWVTFDELERLEWIEPFRKVINDLREKRMIN